One region of Termitidicoccus mucosus genomic DNA includes:
- a CDS encoding sialidase family protein, which produces MKTPGLPFLAVALLAGVILNAAAPAVPPPPGVVVATSPNPEHNFVGSPSLLILPDGSYLVSHDFFGKKTDPDAKALLHSSRVFSSRDKGQTWTQLAHLQDQFWSTLFYHNGAVWLLGANREYGEIAIRQSSDGGRTWTTPADARSGLLTERGGREFHCAPVPVVIHNGRIWRAFEDYTGGPEQKWSGDYFGALVISAPVEADLLDAKSWTLAKRVAFKPKWLPGPRNGWLEGNVVPGPGGRLVEIMRLNDDPPTPAAKDFPHTGSAAGIPRFETAALLEVKDEKTLTFDPKTGFIHFPGGITKFTIRHDPRTNRYWSLINKITNPQPDYTGRDHPRVQRNVIMLTSSPDLRNWTEHSVILRWGEGRRLTNRDKFGFQYLDWQFDGDDLIAVSRTAWDAYNIHNSNCVTFHRIKNFRTLTMADSPPDLAHGQ; this is translated from the coding sequence ATGAAAACACCCGGTCTCCCCTTCCTCGCCGTCGCGCTCCTCGCCGGTGTTATATTAAACGCCGCCGCCCCCGCCGTCCCGCCGCCACCCGGCGTCGTGGTCGCCACCTCGCCGAATCCCGAGCACAACTTCGTCGGTTCGCCCTCCCTCCTCATCCTGCCCGACGGCTCCTACCTCGTGTCGCATGATTTCTTCGGCAAGAAAACCGACCCCGATGCGAAGGCGTTGCTGCACTCGTCACGCGTGTTCTCTTCCCGCGACAAAGGCCAAACCTGGACGCAGCTCGCGCACTTGCAGGACCAGTTCTGGTCCACCCTGTTTTATCATAACGGGGCCGTCTGGCTGCTCGGCGCCAACCGCGAATACGGCGAGATTGCCATCCGCCAATCCTCCGACGGCGGGCGCACCTGGACGACTCCCGCCGATGCCCGGTCCGGCCTGCTCACCGAGCGCGGCGGACGCGAGTTTCACTGCGCCCCCGTGCCCGTCGTCATCCACAACGGCCGCATCTGGCGCGCGTTCGAGGACTACACCGGCGGCCCCGAGCAAAAATGGTCGGGCGATTATTTCGGCGCGCTCGTCATTTCCGCGCCGGTCGAGGCCGACCTGCTCGACGCGAAAAGCTGGACGCTCGCCAAGCGCGTCGCCTTCAAGCCTAAATGGCTCCCCGGCCCGCGCAACGGCTGGCTGGAGGGCAACGTTGTCCCCGGGCCCGGCGGCCGCCTCGTCGAAATCATGCGCCTGAACGACGACCCGCCCACGCCCGCCGCGAAGGATTTTCCGCACACCGGCTCCGCCGCCGGCATCCCGCGCTTCGAGACCGCCGCGCTGCTTGAGGTGAAGGACGAAAAGACGCTCACCTTCGATCCGAAAACCGGCTTCATCCACTTCCCCGGCGGCATCACCAAATTCACCATCCGCCACGACCCGCGGACGAACCGCTACTGGAGCCTCATCAACAAAATCACCAACCCGCAGCCCGACTACACCGGCCGCGACCACCCGCGCGTGCAGCGCAACGTCATCATGCTCACGTCCTCGCCCGACCTGCGCAACTGGACGGAGCACAGCGTCATCCTCCGCTGGGGCGAGGGCCGCCGGTTGACCAACCGCGACAAATTCGGCTTCCAATACCTCGACTGGCAGTTCGACGGCGACGACCTCATCGCCGTGTCCCGCACCGCCTGGGACGCCTACAACATCCACAACTCCAACTGCGTCACCTTCCATCGCATAAAAAACTTCCGCACCCTCACGATGGCCGATTCGCCACCCGATCTCGCACACGGACAATAA
- a CDS encoding uroporphyrinogen decarboxylase family protein, with amino-acid sequence MNAQERVFTAISGGKPDRVPVIPKIWVDLAAVILGVDLKEIVTSPETALRVMTDAGLACGFDAVRMWHFPAKKIREQDGKVIEFDEHGARRGEVDMLGGLVTHLDDPAMFILEDPYMMAHHHYWTCENPLVNSVADAARMHVPTRADYERFGWAGRMRAQQRRAGDKLDIIGDCDSPTLAFYISFRGMNNALMDLLEEPELVEAVMDKGVEIAIERAKFNLDLGLKVLRLNDSAGNMSVISPALWRRFIKPRFKHFCDEVHAHDKDARVYCHICGNVMPIIEDLVETGLDCIAPLDPLGGVTAAQVRATVGARASLMGGVNTLSFINSTPAQIMGEARRCIEGAGAGGGYILGSGCVVPRAAKRENLAALVETAAIYGNYEAMI; translated from the coding sequence ATGAACGCCCAAGAACGCGTCTTTACCGCCATCTCCGGCGGCAAACCCGACCGGGTCCCCGTCATCCCCAAAATATGGGTCGACCTCGCCGCCGTCATCCTCGGCGTTGATCTCAAGGAAATCGTCACCAGCCCCGAAACCGCCCTGCGCGTGATGACCGACGCCGGTCTCGCCTGCGGCTTCGACGCCGTGCGCATGTGGCATTTCCCCGCCAAAAAAATCCGGGAGCAGGACGGCAAGGTCATCGAGTTCGACGAGCACGGCGCGCGGCGCGGCGAGGTGGACATGCTCGGCGGCCTCGTCACCCACCTCGACGATCCGGCCATGTTTATATTGGAGGATCCCTATATGATGGCGCACCATCACTACTGGACGTGCGAAAATCCCCTGGTAAACAGCGTCGCGGACGCCGCCCGCATGCACGTCCCCACCCGCGCCGACTACGAGCGTTTCGGCTGGGCGGGGCGCATGCGCGCGCAGCAGCGGCGGGCCGGGGATAAACTCGACATCATCGGCGACTGCGACTCCCCCACCCTCGCGTTTTATATATCATTCCGGGGAATGAACAACGCGCTGATGGACCTGCTGGAGGAACCGGAGCTCGTCGAGGCCGTGATGGACAAGGGCGTCGAAATCGCCATCGAGCGCGCCAAGTTCAACCTCGACCTCGGGCTGAAGGTCCTGCGCCTGAATGACTCCGCGGGCAACATGTCCGTCATCTCTCCCGCCCTGTGGCGCCGGTTTATAAAACCGCGCTTCAAACACTTCTGCGACGAGGTTCACGCCCACGACAAGGACGCCCGCGTGTATTGTCATATTTGCGGCAACGTGATGCCCATCATCGAGGATCTGGTCGAGACCGGCCTCGACTGCATCGCCCCGCTCGATCCGCTCGGCGGTGTCACCGCCGCCCAGGTGCGCGCAACCGTCGGCGCCCGCGCCTCGCTCATGGGCGGCGTCAACACCCTCTCGTTTATCAACAGCACCCCCGCGCAAATCATGGGCGAAGCCCGTCGGTGCATCGAAGGCGCGGGCGCGGGCGGCGGTTATATACTCGGCTCCGGCTGCGTCGTCCCCCGCGCCGCCAAGCGCGAAAACCTCGCCGCCCTCGTCGAGACCGCCGCCATATATGGGAACTACGAGGCGATGATCTGA
- a CDS encoding uroporphyrinogen decarboxylase family protein: protein MTPRERYFAVLQGRRPDILPRLPILMQFAAEHIGSHYDAFASDYRVLAESNLRCAEEFGIDQLNTMSDPYRETQGYGAKIIYPRDGVPYCEKHPLEDDPDFTRLPRPDPLKAERMLDRINAVREYKRRAGDRYSIMGWVEGPAAEAGDLRTVSNFFMDLLDDEDYARALMEHCVDVAVEFARPQVEAGADTIGIGDAVASQVSAATYENLILPLEKKLVDALHAMGVFVRMHICGNITHILPGLATLGLDVIDIDHMVDLAEARRILGPKIVLGGNINPVAGVMNSTPDAIRAASLRCYEIAGAPFMVNAGCEIPPPTPPENLRALCAPIKP from the coding sequence ATGACTCCGCGCGAACGCTACTTTGCCGTCCTCCAAGGCCGCCGGCCCGACATCCTCCCGCGCCTGCCCATCCTCATGCAGTTCGCCGCCGAGCACATCGGCTCGCACTACGACGCCTTCGCGTCCGACTACCGCGTGCTCGCCGAGTCCAACCTTCGCTGCGCGGAAGAATTCGGCATCGACCAGTTGAACACGATGTCCGACCCCTACCGCGAGACCCAGGGCTACGGCGCGAAAATCATCTACCCCCGCGACGGCGTTCCCTACTGCGAAAAACACCCGCTGGAGGACGACCCCGACTTCACCAGGCTCCCCCGCCCCGACCCCCTCAAGGCGGAACGCATGCTCGACCGCATCAACGCCGTCCGCGAATACAAGCGCCGCGCCGGCGACCGCTACTCCATCATGGGCTGGGTCGAGGGCCCGGCGGCCGAGGCCGGCGATCTGCGCACCGTCTCCAACTTCTTCATGGACCTGCTCGACGACGAGGACTATGCGCGCGCCCTCATGGAGCACTGCGTCGATGTCGCCGTCGAGTTCGCCCGCCCGCAAGTCGAGGCCGGCGCCGACACCATTGGCATCGGCGACGCCGTCGCCAGCCAGGTTTCCGCCGCCACCTACGAAAACCTCATCCTCCCGCTGGAGAAAAAACTCGTGGACGCGCTCCACGCCATGGGCGTGTTCGTGCGCATGCACATTTGCGGCAACATCACGCATATCCTGCCCGGACTCGCCACGCTCGGCCTCGACGTGATCGACATAGACCACATGGTGGACCTCGCCGAGGCCCGCCGCATCCTCGGCCCGAAAATAGTGCTCGGCGGCAACATCAACCCCGTCGCCGGCGTGATGAACAGCACCCCGGACGCCATCCGCGCCGCCTCCCTTCGCTGCTACGAAATCGCCGGCGCGCCGTTCATGGTCAACGCCGGCTGCGAAATCCCCCCGCCCACCCCGCCGGAAAACCTCCGCGCCCTCTGCGCCCCCATAAAACCATAA
- a CDS encoding uroporphyrinogen decarboxylase family protein, producing the protein MRPANPIVPMTRALLLDLARQNHRVPIGTHLVLHRHADHEAIIHDGARLGATVAEAAARFSTPLAMPLMDLTLEKAALLLACGIPASQADSHHFTEPPAAPASIPLTPRMTATCGAITHIAETHPALVPMGMGIGPFSLMTKLVTDPIMPVFLAGNGLAAEDDPEVALVERLLALGEQVIHRYLTAQIDAGAKALVICEPAANLVYFSPKQQEETGYDVFERYVMEPMRRIAALLRARGVDLIFHDCGELTDEMVNRFATLGASMISLGCSRALWKDAALVPKDTVLYGNLPSKQFYATQLSAEAVAQMACELVEKMSAAGHPFILGSECDVLSVPGSEAEIMRKVDAFMQCPVTS; encoded by the coding sequence ATGCGTCCCGCAAATCCCATCGTCCCCATGACCCGCGCCCTCCTCCTCGACCTCGCCAGACAAAACCACCGCGTGCCCATCGGCACGCATCTCGTGCTGCACCGGCATGCCGATCACGAGGCCATCATTCACGACGGCGCGCGTCTCGGCGCGACCGTGGCCGAGGCCGCGGCGCGTTTTTCCACGCCGCTCGCCATGCCGCTCATGGACCTCACGCTGGAGAAGGCCGCGCTGCTCCTCGCCTGCGGCATCCCGGCCAGCCAGGCTGACAGCCATCATTTCACCGAGCCGCCCGCCGCCCCGGCGTCCATCCCGCTCACGCCGCGCATGACCGCCACCTGCGGCGCCATCACGCACATCGCCGAAACCCATCCCGCCCTCGTGCCGATGGGCATGGGCATCGGGCCGTTTTCGTTGATGACCAAGCTCGTCACCGACCCGATCATGCCGGTCTTCCTCGCGGGCAACGGGCTCGCCGCCGAGGACGACCCGGAGGTCGCGCTGGTCGAGCGCCTCCTCGCGCTCGGCGAGCAGGTCATCCACCGCTACCTGACGGCGCAAATCGACGCCGGTGCAAAGGCCCTCGTCATTTGCGAGCCCGCCGCCAACCTGGTTTATTTCTCGCCAAAACAGCAGGAGGAAACCGGCTACGACGTCTTCGAGCGCTACGTGATGGAGCCCATGCGCCGCATCGCCGCGCTGCTGCGCGCGCGCGGCGTGGACTTGATTTTCCACGATTGCGGCGAGCTTACCGACGAGATGGTGAACCGTTTCGCCACGCTCGGCGCGTCCATGATCAGCCTCGGCTGCTCGCGCGCGCTCTGGAAAGACGCCGCGCTCGTGCCGAAAGACACCGTCCTCTACGGCAACCTGCCCAGCAAACAATTCTACGCCACGCAGCTCAGCGCCGAAGCCGTCGCCCAGATGGCCTGCGAACTCGTTGAAAAAATGTCCGCCGCCGGGCACCCCTTCATCCTCGGCTCCGAATGCGACGTGCTCAGCGTCCCGGGCAGCGAGGCCGAGATCATGCGCAAGGTGGACGCCTTCATGCAATGCCCCGTGACGAGCTAA